In Pseudomonadota bacterium, the following are encoded in one genomic region:
- a CDS encoding carboxymuconolactone decarboxylase family protein — MSEEQAAKGRALLERLTATPAALDRFPERFRNYTLEHLFGDVWQGEALALEERSLVTCTILVALAREPEQRFHFAAARRLGIPRDKLVEMITHAAHYAGWPNAVGALRSLEDVWPSSE; from the coding sequence ATGAGTGAAGAACAGGCGGCTAAAGGCCGCGCCCTGCTCGAACGACTGACCGCCACGCCGGCCGCGCTCGACCGTTTTCCCGAGCGCTTCCGCAACTACACCCTGGAGCACCTGTTCGGCGACGTGTGGCAGGGTGAAGCCTTGGCCCTGGAAGAGCGCTCACTGGTGACCTGCACCATTCTCGTCGCGCTGGCGCGTGAACCGGAACAGCGGTTTCATTTTGCCGCCGCGCGACGTCTCGGCATTCCGCGCGACAAGCTGGTGGAAATGATCACCCACGCCGCGCACTACGCCGGCTGGCCGAATGCCGTGGGTGCGCTGCGCAGCCTGGAAGACGTGTGGCCGAGCTCGGAGTGA
- a CDS encoding molybdopterin-dependent oxidoreductase gives MSVTIKTNCPRDCYDGCGIVVEKRAGGRHRVLGDADHPVSRGKLCSKCAVAYNGVWQDPNARLQFPLKRIGRKGGNDFVRISWDEALTTVARHMRAAIDTHGPQSILHTHYSGTLSLIGYLFPNRLFNYIGASEVDPDSICNAAGHTAWTLLYGSSIQGFDPRTARDARCILVWGANPSHSAPHAHEHWLAEAPGKVVVVDPLRTETAAAADLHLQPRPGTDAALAFSLLHCLKRNGHFDDDFIARHTLGIDEIELDIECATPAWGEAQTGVPAADIMAAADIYGAGPSLLWCGQGLQRQATGGNVMRAIGLLPALTGNVGKPGAGFYYLNVTPLFAGVDLGWLGGGQLASREIRKVSHMELAARLEAPDEFKVFFSWNTNPLASAPEQSRLRAALNRKDLFMVVSDLFMTDSARHADIVLPAASFLEYDDLTFSYFHLTMGAQAKVDEPLGEALPNAEIFRRLARALDFDEAALFESDRALLDAMMAQMQLGYDFDELKRRGHFTLGDSPQIWYADRQFETPSGRIEIASEQAVAMGLPRAPRPWADTPPPDGHFRLLTPASKWLMNDSYANDPHIVERSGPAALHINPSDAVRIGVREGATVTVGNDTGELRLVARLDENVLPGTVLSYKGRWPSLEGNHMNVNFIHPARAADMAGSTSVHSTVVRVARA, from the coding sequence ATGTCCGTAACCATCAAGACCAATTGTCCGCGCGATTGCTACGACGGCTGCGGCATCGTGGTGGAGAAACGCGCGGGGGGACGTCATCGCGTGCTTGGCGATGCGGACCATCCCGTATCGCGCGGCAAGCTGTGCAGCAAGTGCGCGGTGGCCTACAACGGCGTGTGGCAAGACCCCAATGCACGCCTGCAATTTCCGCTGAAGCGCATCGGGCGCAAGGGCGGCAACGACTTCGTCAGGATCTCCTGGGACGAAGCGCTCACCACCGTCGCCAGGCACATGCGCGCCGCCATCGACACCCATGGCCCGCAATCGATATTGCACACCCATTACTCCGGCACGCTGTCACTGATCGGCTACCTGTTTCCGAACCGGCTGTTCAATTACATCGGCGCCTCCGAAGTCGATCCGGACAGCATCTGCAACGCCGCCGGCCACACCGCCTGGACCTTGCTCTACGGCAGTTCCATCCAGGGCTTCGATCCGCGCACCGCGCGCGATGCCCGCTGCATATTGGTGTGGGGCGCCAATCCCTCGCACTCCGCGCCGCATGCCCATGAGCATTGGCTGGCCGAGGCGCCGGGCAAGGTGGTGGTGGTCGATCCGCTGCGCACCGAAACCGCGGCCGCCGCCGATCTGCACCTGCAGCCACGCCCCGGCACCGACGCGGCGCTGGCCTTCAGTCTCCTGCATTGCCTCAAGCGCAACGGTCATTTTGATGACGACTTCATCGCCAGGCACACCCTCGGCATCGACGAAATCGAACTCGACATCGAGTGCGCGACGCCGGCCTGGGGCGAAGCGCAGACCGGCGTACCGGCGGCCGACATCATGGCCGCGGCCGACATCTACGGCGCCGGTCCGTCGCTGTTGTGGTGTGGCCAAGGTCTGCAACGCCAGGCCACCGGCGGCAACGTGATGCGCGCCATCGGCCTGCTGCCGGCCTTGACCGGCAACGTCGGCAAGCCCGGCGCGGGCTTCTATTACCTCAACGTCACGCCCTTGTTCGCCGGCGTCGATCTCGGCTGGTTGGGCGGCGGCCAGCTCGCATCGCGCGAGATTCGTAAGGTCAGCCACATGGAACTTGCCGCGCGCCTCGAAGCGCCCGATGAATTCAAGGTGTTCTTTTCATGGAACACCAATCCGCTGGCATCGGCGCCGGAACAGTCACGCTTGCGCGCGGCGCTGAACCGCAAGGACCTGTTCATGGTGGTGTCGGACCTGTTCATGACCGACAGCGCCCGCCATGCCGACATCGTCCTGCCGGCGGCGAGTTTTCTCGAATACGACGACCTCACGTTCAGCTATTTCCACCTCACCATGGGTGCGCAGGCCAAGGTCGATGAGCCGCTCGGCGAGGCGCTGCCCAACGCGGAAATCTTCCGGCGCCTGGCGCGCGCCCTCGACTTCGACGAAGCGGCGCTGTTCGAATCCGACCGCGCCCTGCTCGACGCCATGATGGCGCAGATGCAGCTCGGCTATGACTTCGACGAGTTGAAGCGTCGCGGGCATTTCACGCTGGGTGACAGCCCGCAGATCTGGTACGCCGACCGACAATTCGAAACACCGAGCGGGCGCATCGAAATCGCCTCCGAGCAGGCCGTCGCCATGGGTCTGCCGCGCGCGCCGCGGCCGTGGGCAGACACGCCACCGCCCGATGGTCATTTCCGACTGCTGACCCCGGCCTCGAAGTGGTTGATGAACGATTCCTACGCCAACGACCCGCACATCGTCGAGCGCAGCGGCCCGGCCGCCCTGCATATCAACCCCAGCGATGCAGTGCGCATCGGCGTGCGCGAGGGCGCGACGGTCACGGTCGGCAACGACACCGGCGAACTGCGCCTCGTGGCGCGGCTCGACGAGAACGTGCTGCCGGGCACGGTGCTGTCCTACAAGGGACGCTGGCCTTCGCTGGAAGGCAACCACATGAACGTCAATTTCATCCACCCGGCGCGCGCCGCCGACATGGCGGGGAGCACCAGCGTGCACTCGACGGTGGTGCGTGTGGCGCGCGCCTGA
- the mscL gene encoding large-conductance mechanosensitive channel protein MscL, which translates to MMSEFKDFAVKGNVVDMAVGIIVGGAFGKIVSSFVGDVVMPPLGMLMGGVNFTDLAIVLKEAQGETAAVAIKYGAFLQTVFDFLIVAFAIFIAVKAMNTMKRMRESEEAAAPPPAPPAPSAEEKLLTEIRDLLARR; encoded by the coding sequence CTGATGAGTGAATTCAAGGATTTTGCCGTCAAGGGCAACGTCGTGGACATGGCGGTCGGCATCATCGTCGGCGGCGCTTTCGGCAAAATCGTGTCGTCGTTCGTGGGCGACGTCGTGATGCCGCCCCTGGGCATGCTGATGGGCGGCGTCAACTTCACCGATCTCGCGATCGTATTGAAGGAAGCGCAGGGTGAGACGGCGGCGGTGGCCATCAAGTACGGCGCATTCCTGCAGACGGTGTTCGACTTCCTGATCGTCGCGTTCGCGATCTTCATCGCCGTCAAGGCCATGAACACCATGAAGCGCATGCGCGAAAGCGAGGAAGCCGCGGCACCGCCGCCGGCACCGCCGGCGCCGTCCGCCGAAGAGAAGCTGCTCACCGAAATCCGCGACCTGCTGGCCAGGCGCTGA